The following proteins are encoded in a genomic region of Terriglobales bacterium:
- a CDS encoding TlpA disulfide reductase family protein — MRRSSVWLLLVFLLAACDRTPRPPLVDRPAPDFSVQDSGRTVALKDLRGKVVVLNFWATWCPPCVDELPSLVAMQARMRDKVTVFAVSVDEDEEAYRQFLVEHKVDLLTVRDPSKKSSLMYGTVKYPESYIIDASGVVRRKYVGPIDWTQPSVLEYLPRIRTGFTEASSSVAANSRSPRPN; from the coding sequence GTGCGACGCTCTTCCGTTTGGCTCCTGCTGGTGTTCCTGCTCGCCGCCTGCGACCGCACCCCGCGGCCGCCGCTGGTGGACCGCCCCGCGCCCGACTTCTCCGTCCAGGACTCCGGCCGCACGGTGGCGTTAAAAGACCTGCGCGGCAAAGTCGTGGTGCTGAACTTCTGGGCCACCTGGTGCCCGCCTTGCGTGGACGAGCTGCCCTCGCTGGTCGCCATGCAGGCGCGGATGCGGGACAAGGTCACCGTATTCGCCGTCAGCGTGGACGAGGACGAGGAGGCCTACCGCCAATTCCTGGTCGAGCACAAGGTAGACCTGCTCACCGTCCGCGATCCCAGTAAGAAGAGCAGCCTGATGTACGGGACGGTGAAATATCCCGAGAGCTACATCATCGACGCGAGCGGCGTGGTCCGCCGCAAGTACGTCGGCCCGATTGATTGGACCCAGCCGAGTGTCCTCGAATATCTCCCCCGGATCCGTACGGGATTTACAGAGGCGTCTTCCTCAGTCGCAGCGAATTCGCGATCACCGAGACCGAACTGA